A part of Candidatus Deferrimicrobium borealis genomic DNA contains:
- a CDS encoding polyphosphate kinase 2 family protein, with protein MEKKKREILKKIEKLVDPYRITKGKGFRLKDIDPGDTGGLGSDQKPRAKEMLARGIQWLAEEQDKFYADDRHSMLLVFQAMDAAGKDGTIRHVMSGVNPQGCQVYSFKQPSMEELDHDYMWRYQRCLPERGRIGIFNRSYYEEVLVVRVHEELLERQKMPRDLVTRNIWEERLEDIAGFERYLARQGTVVLKFFLHVSRKEQKRRFLERLEMPEKNWKFASSDVTERGYWGEYMAAYEDAIRRTASREAPWYVVPADNKWFTRLVVAAVIAEAFWKLKLAYPRVDDAKKKELAAVRKALMGEKK; from the coding sequence ATGGAAAAGAAAAAGCGGGAGATCCTGAAAAAGATCGAAAAGCTCGTCGACCCCTATCGCATCACGAAGGGGAAGGGGTTCCGCCTCAAGGACATCGACCCGGGCGACACGGGAGGCCTTGGGTCCGATCAGAAGCCGAGGGCAAAGGAGATGCTGGCCCGGGGGATCCAGTGGCTGGCGGAGGAGCAGGACAAGTTCTACGCCGACGACCGCCACTCGATGCTGCTGGTGTTCCAGGCGATGGACGCGGCCGGAAAGGACGGCACCATCCGCCACGTCATGTCGGGCGTGAACCCGCAGGGGTGCCAGGTGTACTCCTTCAAGCAGCCGTCCATGGAAGAGCTCGACCACGACTACATGTGGCGCTACCAGAGGTGCCTCCCGGAACGGGGCCGCATCGGGATCTTCAACCGGTCGTACTACGAGGAGGTGCTCGTGGTCCGGGTGCACGAGGAGCTGCTCGAGCGCCAGAAGATGCCGCGGGACCTGGTGACCCGGAACATCTGGGAGGAGCGTCTGGAGGACATCGCGGGGTTCGAGCGCTACCTGGCGCGACAGGGCACCGTCGTGCTGAAGTTCTTCCTGCACGTCTCCCGCAAGGAGCAGAAGCGGCGGTTCCTGGAACGCCTGGAAATGCCGGAGAAGAACTGGAAATTTGCCTCGTCCGACGTCACGGAGCGCGGTTACTGGGGGGAGTACATGGCGGCCTACGAGGATGCCATCCGGCGGACGGCCTCCAGGGAGGCGCCGTGGTACGTGGTGCCGGCGGATAACAAGTGGTTCACCCGCCTCGTGGTCGCGGCGGTGATCGCCGAGGCGTTCTGGAAGCTGAAGCTCGCCTACCCGCGGGTCGACGACGCGAAGAAGAAGGAACTCGCCGCGGTGCGCAAGGCGTTGATGGGAGAAAAGAAATAA
- the pstS gene encoding phosphate ABC transporter substrate-binding protein PstS: MRRISGILAGTAVVLVLSLAVVTGATAADPLMINGAGATFPYPLYSKWFYEYSNANPGVKFNYQSIGSGGGIKQITAGTVNFGATDAPMTEEGMKKLPGAILHIPTALGAVVPVYNLDGVPAGLKLTSDVLAGIFLGKITRWNDPMIAELNKTVTLPNADIVVAHRSDGSGTTDIFTNYLTTVNTEWRAKVGRGPSVNWPVGIGGKGNEGVAGVVKQTPGAIGYVELAYAKQNKMKVASLRNKEGHFVTPTLEATSAAAEGMAKSMPDDFRVSLVDAPGKESWPISGLTWILVYKDQTDEARGKAMVQFLKWAIRDGQKMEAALDYAALPKPVVEKVDAALKQITFKGKSLY, from the coding sequence ATGCGAAGAATTTCCGGAATCCTGGCAGGAACCGCCGTCGTGCTCGTCCTCTCGCTTGCCGTCGTCACCGGGGCGACGGCGGCGGATCCCCTGATGATCAACGGGGCGGGGGCGACGTTTCCGTACCCGCTCTATTCGAAATGGTTCTACGAATATTCGAACGCCAACCCCGGCGTGAAGTTCAACTACCAGTCGATCGGATCCGGGGGGGGGATCAAGCAGATCACGGCGGGGACGGTGAACTTCGGCGCCACGGACGCGCCGATGACGGAAGAGGGGATGAAAAAGCTTCCGGGGGCCATCCTCCACATCCCGACGGCGCTCGGGGCGGTGGTCCCGGTCTATAACCTCGACGGCGTTCCGGCCGGACTGAAGCTCACGTCGGACGTCCTCGCCGGGATCTTCCTCGGGAAGATCACCCGCTGGAACGATCCGATGATCGCGGAGCTGAACAAGACGGTGACCTTGCCGAACGCGGACATCGTGGTCGCCCACCGCTCCGACGGGTCCGGCACCACGGACATCTTCACGAACTACCTGACGACGGTGAACACCGAGTGGCGCGCGAAGGTCGGCCGCGGCCCGTCCGTCAACTGGCCGGTGGGGATCGGGGGGAAGGGGAACGAGGGCGTCGCGGGCGTGGTGAAACAGACCCCCGGAGCCATCGGGTATGTCGAGCTCGCGTACGCCAAGCAGAACAAGATGAAGGTGGCGTCGCTGCGGAACAAGGAGGGACACTTCGTTACGCCGACCCTGGAGGCGACCTCCGCCGCGGCGGAGGGCATGGCGAAGTCGATGCCGGACGATTTCCGGGTTTCGCTGGTCGACGCCCCCGGAAAGGAGTCGTGGCCCATCTCCGGGCTCACCTGGATCCTCGTGTACAAGGACCAGACGGACGAGGCCCGGGGGAAAGCCATGGTCCAGTTCCTCAAGTGGGCGATCAGGGACGGCCAGAAGATGGAGGCTGCGCTCGACTACGCCGCGCTTCCGAAGCCCGTGGTGGAAAAGGTCGATGCGGCGCTGAAGCAGATCACGTTCAAGGGGAAGTCCCTGTACTGA
- a CDS encoding pyruvate kinase, protein MSAKRSGTPGPPDWLPEQLRQLIDALESIRSDMVGLEAALSEPGLDIHPSHALSAANLLHYIALRRHDVRQLQEQLAALSLSSLGRSESHVLGALDAVLRILYRLTDRDYGSLPARPGSPVRFSDGKALLERRTEALLGPKPFQRGTRVMVTMPSEAADDYLCVREMLAAGMDCMRINCAHDDAERWGRMISNLRRAEREVGRPCRVLMDLAGPKLRTGPIAPVDGVIKWRPQRDSLGRVTAPARVWLTALEQETLPPLPVDAVLPVPGTWLSRLLEGHVVELEDTRGSLRRIKIVAAVGDSRLGESVQTAYVASGTPLWIRSRTTMSGKRNPSRETRVGEIPPRQQPILLKKGDSLLLTRAQIAGKPATVNRQGRVLQPATIPCTLPEIFDSVRPGERIWLDDGKIGGILRAVSAEQIRVEITQARPQGERLLSEKGINLPDTRIRLTALAEKDVNDLRFVAANADMVGLSFVRNISDIEELRVRLAEFGGANLGVVLKVETRKAFEMLPDLLLAGMRSPSFGVMIARGDLAVECGYERLAEVQEEILWLCEAAHTPVIWATQVLETLAKSGMPSRAEISDAAMGNRAECVMLNKGPHIVDAIRVLDNILQRMQAHQNKKRSMLRRLHWWNKSKASVKP, encoded by the coding sequence ATGTCCGCGAAAAGATCCGGAACCCCCGGCCCCCCGGACTGGCTCCCCGAACAGCTCCGGCAGCTGATCGACGCTCTGGAGTCGATCCGGTCCGACATGGTCGGGCTGGAGGCGGCCCTCTCGGAACCGGGGCTGGACATCCATCCCTCCCATGCCCTCAGCGCCGCGAACCTGCTGCACTATATCGCGCTCCGCCGGCACGACGTCCGACAGCTCCAGGAGCAACTCGCCGCCCTCAGCCTCTCCTCGCTGGGCCGGTCGGAGTCCCACGTTCTCGGGGCCCTCGACGCGGTGCTGCGGATCCTCTATCGGCTGACGGACAGGGATTACGGGTCTCTCCCCGCGAGGCCGGGCTCCCCCGTCCGGTTCTCCGACGGGAAAGCGCTCCTGGAACGCCGCACGGAGGCGCTTCTCGGCCCGAAGCCCTTCCAGCGGGGCACGCGGGTCATGGTCACCATGCCCAGCGAGGCCGCGGATGACTACCTGTGCGTCCGGGAGATGCTGGCGGCCGGGATGGACTGCATGCGGATCAACTGCGCGCACGACGACGCCGAGCGTTGGGGGAGGATGATCTCGAACCTCCGCCGGGCGGAGCGGGAGGTCGGCCGCCCCTGTCGGGTCCTGATGGACCTCGCCGGGCCGAAACTGCGGACCGGTCCCATCGCGCCGGTGGATGGGGTCATCAAGTGGCGGCCCCAGCGGGATTCCCTGGGGAGAGTGACCGCGCCGGCGCGAGTCTGGCTGACCGCGCTCGAACAGGAGACTCTTCCGCCCCTCCCCGTCGACGCGGTATTGCCCGTTCCCGGCACGTGGCTCTCCCGCCTTCTGGAAGGGCACGTGGTCGAACTCGAGGACACACGGGGGTCGCTCCGCCGGATCAAGATCGTCGCGGCCGTGGGCGATTCCCGGCTCGGGGAATCGGTCCAGACCGCGTACGTGGCTTCCGGGACTCCGCTGTGGATCCGGTCGAGAACCACGATGTCCGGAAAGCGGAACCCCTCCCGGGAGACCCGGGTTGGGGAGATTCCTCCCCGGCAGCAGCCGATCCTGTTGAAAAAGGGGGATTCCCTCCTTCTGACCCGGGCGCAGATCGCGGGGAAGCCGGCGACCGTGAACCGCCAGGGGAGAGTCCTCCAGCCGGCCACGATTCCCTGCACCCTCCCGGAAATCTTCGATTCCGTCCGGCCGGGGGAGAGGATCTGGCTCGACGACGGGAAGATCGGCGGCATCCTCCGCGCCGTCTCCGCGGAACAGATCCGGGTGGAGATCACCCAGGCCCGGCCCCAGGGGGAGCGGCTTCTCTCCGAAAAGGGGATCAACCTGCCCGATACCCGGATCCGCCTCACCGCGCTTGCGGAGAAGGACGTGAACGACCTTCGCTTCGTGGCCGCCAACGCCGACATGGTCGGGCTGTCGTTCGTCCGGAACATCTCCGACATCGAGGAGCTGCGGGTGCGTCTCGCGGAGTTCGGGGGAGCGAACCTGGGCGTGGTGCTGAAGGTCGAGACGCGAAAGGCCTTCGAGATGCTTCCCGACCTTCTCCTCGCGGGGATGCGCTCCCCCTCCTTCGGCGTGATGATCGCGCGGGGGGACCTGGCGGTCGAGTGCGGCTACGAACGCCTCGCGGAGGTTCAGGAAGAGATCCTCTGGCTGTGCGAGGCGGCGCATACCCCCGTGATCTGGGCGACCCAGGTCCTGGAGACCCTCGCCAAGAGCGGAATGCCGTCCCGGGCGGAGATCTCGGACGCCGCGATGGGGAACCGGGCGGAGTGCGTGATGCTGAACAAGGGGCCCCACATCGTGGACGCCATCCGGGTCCTGGACAACATCCTCCAGCGGATGCAGGCCCACCAGAACAAGAAACGGTCGATGCTCCGCCGCCTCCACTGGTGGAACAAGTCGAAGGCCTCGGTCAAGCCCTGA
- a CDS encoding HEAT repeat domain-containing protein: MAEKIVARQSVNLESIIVALRHEDPNVRWEAARALGVLRDPRAVEPLIAALGDRDPDVRRKAALSLAKIRDLRAVEPLLACSVKDENQVVRWAASWGLGKFPDRKIA, translated from the coding sequence GTGGCGGAGAAGATCGTTGCGCGTCAGTCCGTCAACCTGGAATCCATCATCGTAGCGCTTCGCCATGAAGACCCGAATGTCCGGTGGGAAGCCGCCCGGGCGTTGGGCGTGCTACGGGACCCGCGGGCCGTCGAGCCGCTGATCGCCGCGCTGGGCGATCGCGACCCGGACGTGCGCCGGAAGGCGGCCCTGTCCCTGGCGAAAATCCGGGACCTCAGGGCGGTCGAACCGTTGCTGGCCTGCTCGGTGAAGGACGAGAACCAGGTCGTGCGCTGGGCGGCATCGTGGGGACTTGGCAAGTTCCCCGACCGGAAGATCGCCTGA
- a CDS encoding cytochrome c family protein: MKRIVAFWAALVVALAFAVGTGFAAAPDKPLVLKAAKAKGPVTFDHAKHGKDCAACHHKDKAGAEQKCGKCHSEKTEGKTLSAKEAFHTQCKDCHKKANKGPFKKCEDCHKK; encoded by the coding sequence ATGAAGAGGATTGTGGCATTCTGGGCAGCGTTGGTCGTCGCGTTGGCCTTCGCGGTCGGCACGGGGTTCGCCGCCGCTCCGGACAAGCCCCTCGTTCTGAAGGCCGCCAAGGCCAAGGGGCCGGTCACCTTCGACCACGCGAAGCACGGCAAGGATTGCGCCGCGTGCCACCACAAGGACAAGGCCGGGGCCGAGCAGAAGTGCGGGAAGTGCCACAGCGAGAAGACCGAGGGGAAGACGCTCTCCGCGAAGGAAGCGTTCCACACCCAGTGCAAGGATTGCCACAAGAAGGCGAACAAGGGCCCCTTCAAGAAGTGCGAAGACTGCCACAAGAAGTAG
- a CDS encoding ParA family protein, with protein sequence MRKITVINQKGGTGKTTTAVNLGAALAESGREILLVDLDPQAGLTESLGVETSGRPTVSDVLTHEVEPHEAFFALPHLTVLPSSPVLAETEKRILRERPSDYPLALKDALAGLRGFDFVIVDCPPSLGALSLMGMVYSGSLLIPLQTQYMALNGLEKILGMVKTIREAGFPMEILGILPCMYDVRTSLSRQVEEHLRETLRDKVFRTVIRQSVSLAEAPARSKDVLSYQPGGRGAEDYRALAQEVLRHG encoded by the coding sequence ATGCGGAAGATCACCGTCATCAACCAGAAGGGCGGCACCGGGAAGACCACGACCGCGGTCAACCTCGGCGCGGCGCTCGCGGAATCGGGCCGGGAGATCCTCCTGGTGGACCTGGACCCCCAGGCCGGGCTCACGGAATCGCTCGGCGTCGAGACGTCCGGCAGACCGACCGTATCGGATGTGCTCACGCACGAAGTTGAACCACACGAGGCGTTTTTCGCCCTTCCGCACCTGACCGTCCTTCCCTCCTCCCCGGTCCTGGCCGAAACGGAGAAGCGGATCCTCCGCGAGCGGCCGTCGGATTATCCACTCGCCTTGAAGGACGCCCTGGCCGGATTGCGGGGGTTCGATTTCGTCATCGTGGATTGCCCCCCGTCGCTGGGCGCGCTTTCCCTGATGGGGATGGTGTATTCCGGCTCCCTGCTGATCCCGCTCCAGACCCAGTACATGGCCCTGAACGGGCTGGAAAAGATCCTCGGCATGGTGAAGACCATCCGCGAGGCCGGATTCCCGATGGAGATTCTGGGCATCCTCCCCTGCATGTACGACGTCCGGACGTCCCTCTCCCGCCAGGTGGAGGAGCACCTCCGGGAAACGTTGCGCGACAAGGTGTTCCGGACGGTCATCCGGCAGAGCGTCTCCCTCGCCGAGGCGCCCGCCCGCTCGAAGGACGTCCTCTCCTACCAGCCGGGGGGACGGGGGGCCGAGGATTATCGCGCGCTGGCGCAGGAGGTGTTGCGGCATGGGTAA
- a CDS encoding Ppx/GppA family phosphatase: MARIAAIDMGSNAIRFYVVETGGESGYRVLENIREPIRLGGDVFLKGTIREENIRKAEAAFRRFRQLLKAHGVQTVRAVATCATREASNADLLLSRLERASGLRVEVISGDEEARLITLAVGKKIPLGKKSALIVDLGGGSVEITFVENGRITLADSHNFGAVRLLDMLSSAEEDLRSAGQLLGEYMDLVGRKLARRGNGKKAALFIATGGNIESIASIPDVRAEPHPDYPETVCIKAGNLRRLMEELSGMSMKSRMERFGLREDRADVILPACFVYHRIAELNGSEEILVPRVSLKDGVVQEILEQAKGAEHLLDLREQVGVSCREMVARYKLDQKHTEKVAELALSLFDQTEPLHGLGKQERIYLEAAALLHDVGYFISMQKHHKHSHYIIANSEIVGLTPAERLIVAGISRYHRKATPDPAHPEYEALPKKDRATVSSLAAILRIADALDKEHNSAVRSVECRLQNGSLLLRAVSRKSCRLEALGVTANAAMFRDHFGVDVKLTIEQEG; the protein is encoded by the coding sequence ATGGCACGCATCGCCGCCATCGACATGGGGTCCAACGCGATCCGGTTCTACGTAGTGGAGACGGGGGGGGAATCCGGTTACCGGGTCCTGGAGAACATCCGGGAACCGATCCGCCTTGGGGGCGACGTCTTCCTCAAGGGGACCATCCGGGAGGAGAACATCCGGAAGGCCGAGGCCGCCTTCCGGCGCTTCCGGCAGCTCCTGAAGGCCCACGGGGTCCAGACGGTGCGCGCCGTCGCCACCTGCGCCACCCGGGAGGCGTCCAACGCCGACCTCCTGCTCAGCCGCCTCGAGCGCGCCTCCGGATTACGCGTCGAGGTGATCAGCGGCGACGAGGAGGCCCGGCTGATCACCCTCGCCGTCGGGAAGAAGATCCCCCTCGGGAAGAAGAGCGCCCTCATCGTCGACCTCGGCGGCGGCTCGGTGGAGATCACCTTCGTCGAGAACGGCCGGATCACCCTGGCCGACTCCCACAACTTCGGCGCGGTGCGCCTTCTCGACATGCTCTCCTCCGCGGAGGAGGACCTCCGGAGCGCGGGGCAGCTGCTGGGCGAGTACATGGACCTGGTGGGCCGGAAGCTGGCGAGGCGGGGGAACGGGAAGAAGGCCGCCCTGTTCATCGCCACGGGGGGGAACATCGAGTCCATCGCCTCCATCCCCGACGTGCGCGCGGAGCCGCACCCCGACTACCCGGAGACCGTGTGCATCAAGGCCGGAAACCTCCGGCGGCTGATGGAGGAGCTCTCCGGGATGTCGATGAAGAGCCGGATGGAGCGGTTCGGGCTGCGGGAGGACCGGGCCGACGTCATCCTCCCCGCCTGCTTCGTGTACCACCGGATCGCGGAGCTGAACGGCTCCGAGGAGATCCTCGTCCCCCGGGTCAGCCTGAAGGACGGCGTGGTCCAGGAGATCCTCGAGCAGGCGAAGGGGGCCGAGCACCTGCTCGACCTCCGGGAGCAGGTGGGCGTGTCGTGCCGGGAGATGGTCGCGCGGTACAAGCTGGACCAGAAGCACACGGAGAAGGTCGCCGAACTGGCCCTCAGCCTGTTCGACCAGACGGAACCGCTCCACGGCCTCGGGAAGCAGGAGCGGATCTACCTCGAGGCGGCGGCGCTCCTGCACGACGTCGGGTACTTCATCAGCATGCAGAAGCACCACAAGCACAGCCACTACATCATCGCCAACTCCGAAATCGTGGGGCTGACCCCGGCGGAGCGGCTCATCGTCGCCGGGATTTCGCGCTACCACCGGAAGGCCACCCCGGACCCGGCCCACCCGGAGTACGAGGCGCTTCCCAAGAAGGACCGGGCCACCGTGTCGTCCCTCGCCGCCATCCTCCGGATCGCCGACGCGCTGGACAAGGAGCACAACTCCGCCGTCCGGAGCGTCGAATGCCGCCTGCAGAACGGGTCGCTGCTTCTGCGGGCGGTGAGCCGGAAGTCGTGCCGCCTGGAGGCGCTGGGCGTCACCGCCAACGCGGCGATGTTCCGCGACCACTTCGGCGTGGACGTGAAGCTGACCATCGAGCAGGAAGGGTGA
- a CDS encoding histidine phosphatase family protein, translating to MKLYIVRHAEAIERSETTPDASRYLTTKGRLSFRKIARRARKAGAAPDVIFTSPLLRSVQTAEILAERLKHKGAVVVSKELSPGFDLPALRALLSGAGNPMEAAFVGHEPDLGDLAATLLALPGGFPLRKGAVVVVEVDGSVQAGTAKFLWMEDDKGTGTRLPRAPRR from the coding sequence GTGAAGTTGTACATCGTCCGCCACGCGGAGGCGATCGAGCGGTCGGAGACGACTCCGGACGCTTCCCGTTACCTGACGACGAAGGGCCGGCTCTCCTTCCGGAAGATCGCCCGGCGGGCCCGCAAGGCGGGCGCCGCGCCGGACGTCATCTTCACAAGCCCCCTGCTGCGCTCGGTCCAGACCGCCGAAATCCTCGCGGAGCGCCTGAAACACAAAGGCGCCGTCGTCGTCTCGAAGGAGCTCTCCCCCGGGTTCGACCTTCCGGCCCTCCGCGCCCTGCTGTCCGGCGCGGGGAATCCCATGGAAGCGGCCTTCGTGGGCCACGAGCCGGACCTGGGCGACCTCGCGGCGACGCTCCTGGCGCTTCCGGGTGGGTTTCCGCTACGGAAGGGAGCCGTCGTGGTCGTGGAGGTGGATGGAAGTGTGCAGGCAGGAACGGCGAAGTTCCTCTGGATGGAGGACGACAAGGGGACGGGGACCCGACTTCCCCGCGCTCCCCGCAGGTAA
- the pstB gene encoding phosphate ABC transporter ATP-binding protein PstB: MENVFEIRDLSSWFGDQQVLKSLRMDIARYSVTSVMGPSGCGKSTFIRCLNRMHDMTPGFRMSGEILLDGTNIYSEKIDPVYLRRRVGMVFQQPNPFPRMSVFENVAVGLKLNGGKLSRADVSEKVERSLAMAALWNEVKDHLRQPGASLSGGQQQRLCIARALAVEPEVLLMDEPCSALDPMSTSKIEELIEDLSEKYTIAVVTHNMQQAARISDQVAFFLMGELIEMDKSGKIFTNPSDKRTEEYITGRFG, encoded by the coding sequence ATGGAAAACGTGTTCGAAATCCGCGACCTCAGCAGCTGGTTCGGGGATCAACAGGTCCTGAAGAGTCTCCGCATGGACATAGCGAGGTACTCCGTCACCTCGGTGATGGGCCCCTCGGGATGCGGAAAGAGCACCTTCATCCGGTGCCTCAACCGGATGCACGACATGACTCCGGGATTCCGCATGTCGGGAGAGATCCTTCTCGACGGGACGAACATCTACTCGGAGAAGATCGACCCGGTCTACCTGCGCCGGCGGGTCGGGATGGTCTTCCAGCAGCCGAACCCGTTCCCCCGCATGTCGGTGTTCGAGAACGTCGCCGTCGGGCTCAAGCTGAACGGGGGGAAGCTCTCCCGGGCGGACGTCTCCGAGAAGGTGGAGCGGTCGCTCGCCATGGCGGCCCTCTGGAACGAGGTGAAGGATCACCTCCGCCAGCCGGGGGCGTCCCTCTCCGGCGGGCAGCAGCAGCGCCTCTGCATCGCCAGGGCCCTCGCCGTCGAGCCGGAAGTTCTTCTGATGGACGAGCCGTGCTCGGCGCTGGACCCGATGTCCACCTCGAAGATCGAGGAGCTGATCGAGGACCTGAGCGAAAAATACACGATCGCCGTCGTGACGCACAACATGCAGCAGGCGGCGCGCATCTCCGACCAGGTCGCCTTCTTCCTCATGGGCGAGCTGATCGAGATGGACAAGAGCGGAAAGATCTTCACGAATCCGTCGGACAAGCGGACGGAGGAGTACATCACGGGAAGGTTCGGGTGA
- the phoU gene encoding phosphate signaling complex protein PhoU — MKKHYSEQLAGLRELVLRMGGLVEQMTRRVVQALVERNVDLLAEVRSMETQVNQLHIEIDEACIELIALRQPTAVDLRFIAAAMKINTDMERIGDQAINIAERADSLLAVPPVKPLIDIPRMADIAQEMLKASLDAFVNGDDELAYATILRDDTLDQLKDQIFRELLTFMMSDPSTIPRAMDLILVSRHLERIGDHATNICEDVIFMVKGKDVRHQGPLA; from the coding sequence ATGAAGAAACATTATTCGGAACAGCTGGCGGGACTTCGCGAACTGGTCCTCCGCATGGGAGGGTTGGTGGAACAGATGACGCGGAGGGTCGTGCAGGCGCTGGTCGAGCGCAACGTCGACCTCCTCGCCGAGGTCCGTTCGATGGAGACCCAGGTCAACCAGCTCCACATCGAGATCGACGAGGCGTGCATCGAGCTCATCGCGCTGCGCCAGCCGACGGCCGTCGATCTACGCTTCATCGCCGCGGCGATGAAGATCAACACGGACATGGAGCGGATCGGCGACCAGGCGATCAACATCGCGGAGCGGGCGGATTCGCTGCTGGCCGTTCCGCCCGTCAAGCCGCTGATCGACATCCCGCGGATGGCCGACATCGCGCAGGAGATGCTGAAAGCCTCGCTGGACGCCTTCGTGAACGGCGATGACGAACTGGCGTACGCGACGATCCTTCGGGACGACACCCTGGACCAGCTCAAGGACCAGATATTCCGCGAGCTCCTGACCTTCATGATGTCCGACCCGTCCACCATCCCGCGGGCGATGGACCTGATCCTCGTCTCGCGCCACCTGGAGCGGATCGGCGACCACGCCACCAACATCTGCGAGGACGTGATCTTCATGGTCAAGGGGAAGGACGTTCGGCACCAGGGGCCGCTGGCGTAA
- the pstC gene encoding phosphate ABC transporter permease subunit PstC: MPRKTGGNIKDLLFERTTGAFAFLVLFLAVLLFAVLLRESLPALRKFGASFLVTGTWDPVLDTFGAAPFIYGTLISSFLAVLIAVPLSVGAAIFINEFAPPWMKTPVSFLAELLAAIPSVIYGLWGIFVLVPVLRDGFMKPVTKYLGWIPIFKGPVYGPSMLAAGVLLSIMIIPFILSVSREVLATVPQRQKEAVLSLGGTRWEMIRIVIGQHCIPGIFGATILGLGRALGETMAVTMVIGNRPEAILSLFQPGYSMAAVIANEFTEAVGDVYLSSLILIGLILLAMTFAVNLAAKWILTKMVARASRGI; this comes from the coding sequence ATGCCCCGAAAAACCGGCGGAAACATCAAGGACCTCCTCTTCGAACGAACCACGGGAGCCTTCGCCTTTCTGGTTCTCTTCCTGGCGGTGCTCCTGTTCGCGGTGCTCCTGCGGGAGTCGCTCCCCGCCCTGCGGAAATTCGGGGCCTCGTTCCTCGTCACCGGCACGTGGGATCCGGTCCTCGATACGTTCGGCGCGGCGCCCTTCATCTACGGTACCCTGATCTCCTCCTTTCTCGCCGTCCTCATCGCCGTGCCGTTGAGCGTCGGGGCCGCGATCTTCATCAACGAGTTCGCCCCTCCCTGGATGAAGACGCCCGTGTCGTTCCTCGCCGAGCTCCTCGCGGCGATCCCCAGCGTGATCTACGGCCTCTGGGGGATCTTCGTCCTCGTGCCGGTCCTGCGGGACGGGTTCATGAAACCCGTGACGAAGTACCTGGGCTGGATTCCTATTTTCAAGGGACCGGTGTACGGCCCGAGCATGCTCGCGGCGGGGGTGCTCCTTTCGATCATGATCATCCCGTTCATCCTGTCGGTCAGCAGGGAGGTGCTCGCCACGGTCCCGCAGCGGCAGAAGGAGGCGGTCCTGTCGCTGGGAGGCACCCGTTGGGAGATGATCCGGATCGTGATCGGGCAGCACTGCATCCCCGGCATCTTCGGGGCGACGATCCTCGGCCTGGGACGGGCCTTGGGAGAAACGATGGCGGTCACGATGGTCATCGGGAACCGCCCGGAGGCGATCCTTTCGCTGTTCCAGCCGGGATACTCGATGGCGGCGGTCATCGCCAACGAGTTCACCGAGGCCGTCGGGGACGTCTATCTTTCCTCCCTCATCCTCATCGGGCTCATCCTCCTCGCGATGACCTTCGCCGTGAACCTCGCGGCCAAGTGGATCCTCACGAAGATGGTCGCGCGCGCCTCCCGGGGGATCTGA
- the pstA gene encoding phosphate ABC transporter permease PstA, with protein sequence MKRTIAFRRKAADRIMKWVFTLCALLVILPLFLIFFDLLIKGAKELRLTLLIDLPHPVGEPGGGIANGIVGTLVITLMTMLWSVPTAVMCGIYLAEYGRGKFASAVRFAADTMTGVPSIIMGIFGYILLVLPMKRFSAWAGAAALSMIFIPVVVRTTEEMLRTVPTTVREAALALGIAQWKATLRITVRTAWPGILTGILLAMARIIGETAPLLFTALGNQFWQSHLDQPMAAVPLQVFTYAISPYEDWHDKAWAGALVLITMVLVINITARVLTRQKR encoded by the coding sequence GTGAAAAGGACGATCGCCTTCCGCCGCAAGGCCGCCGACCGCATCATGAAGTGGGTGTTTACCCTCTGTGCGCTGCTCGTCATCCTGCCGCTGTTCCTCATCTTCTTCGACCTGCTGATCAAGGGGGCCAAGGAACTCAGGTTGACGCTGCTGATCGACCTCCCCCACCCCGTCGGGGAGCCGGGAGGGGGGATCGCGAACGGGATCGTCGGGACACTCGTCATCACCCTCATGACGATGCTGTGGTCGGTTCCCACGGCGGTCATGTGCGGCATCTACCTCGCGGAGTACGGGAGAGGGAAATTCGCCTCCGCGGTGCGGTTCGCCGCCGACACGATGACCGGCGTCCCCTCCATCATCATGGGGATCTTCGGCTACATCCTCCTGGTCCTGCCGATGAAGCGGTTTTCCGCCTGGGCGGGAGCGGCCGCGCTCTCCATGATCTTCATCCCCGTCGTCGTGCGGACGACGGAGGAGATGCTCCGGACCGTCCCGACGACGGTGCGGGAAGCCGCCCTGGCGCTGGGGATCGCCCAGTGGAAAGCCACTCTGCGAATCACGGTGAGAACGGCGTGGCCGGGGATCCTGACGGGGATCCTTCTCGCCATGGCGCGCATCATAGGGGAGACGGCCCCCCTGCTCTTCACCGCGTTGGGGAACCAGTTCTGGCAGTCACATCTCGACCAGCCGATGGCGGCGGTGCCGCTCCAGGTATTCACCTATGCGATCTCGCCCTACGAGGATTGGCACGACAAGGCGTGGGCGGGGGCTCTCGTACTGATCACGATGGTTCTCGTGATCAACATCACCGCCCGGGTCCTCACCCGGCAGAAACGATAG